In Aspergillus oryzae RIB40 DNA, chromosome 6, one genomic interval encodes:
- a CDS encoding uncharacterized protein (predicted protein) has translation MFRRRRSASHHQVGLQYSNLPLSTSNAQSAQSAASHAFLKSQPSSSSLSSAAAAAALRSLTPTPTPVENVQTKRMIQRRASVASQSSIAGSLRPSSQNTLRRANSSSSMSNRTFRDQSPRRPASSSGPVPVAPPIPSIPREYATRTPPNRRSVSVGPSLRPTSPVKRQPSGRGVSVDPAARGSASRSSAHGHELDQIPELQRAGSRNSINFSYPMNSRPNSPTLTSEPLDRRDTSVCASLASQLSSPDSPKIQKSALQTANTSARRKTRGGLSGSPGRGVQPADTAILAAQAAIVPRSEEAAYQPSPPRLAAPREQNTRDLAYKAPKARETAGRSVHDQQDQLQPRDPEFSQQLPETDHKQPPRPVLTKRPSTVPEDFPGEERAEADTPAEGVEHAAVERSLPETRSTVRTPTPEKFKDPLPSSIVSSPESTSSIGPERESQLLHARPPSSSPGRSTRFSNQLSVMGLVGEHLHQPPPRSVSPAKSAMKNPRKCSVSPDGRTGVVLRPGPALSELSDGTSVGSDEGSRLGFRRKPVKVSFDDEAEIVGVAASPPTSPEDIGLESPPMKPKGKTGWFGMGKRKSATVGSDEFDEVFKPRPELPSFGSIRKARDGEQQEPARQDMSDNESTASSDPTVSPISFSNDHAIGAIISNTQSQDANPHTQLDRTASPTPAAAAKSGVPLEGPGGNTFVSNQGSQPAQDAQSASLNSHQDEKLETTENLAVPGIAVQPATPEGERGRSSLDWYTVPGGFPRSSLEVDTTSHDSTKRKGKKQTPGDPVVDATRSNVSDEDESGESIYSDAEEGLEGDGFGSINAVVDEPTSPQRKDAVTTDNNIHSIDQVTGIPQTCQIARVANPVHTISLSPVSESPSSSHERLPYSSPYPPFPARSNSRRNMREIPRSSSSTGTARRSMSVNAPDGHPVCEATDSVVHGPLQPQSGNVFNQPRHKPGDEQIKKRPASWAPNLLKGGLNDDLYVNGNVPEPQRPLSNGSDSSSSFKRSNRPRTDSPHTIRRSLRGPSSSPFRTISPQSTKLPPTNSRPLSSGSSTGALRVTLRSNDARREKPAFFSTGKVQKARTTKASGALFTSRFAESDDEQGTSQQKWQSRFEDSSDDEERVVNNLPPVRGIPRRKGAHDGDSTELEDSSDNERPGLDSRATKAKESDARPARNPALAAVAKSRGMSEEEMEEFLRQPGGRRGSLFHRLSIRKPKAPSERRTSRSRSEARNGSLDPEQVRENPLLDGARGNTVTTITTNNTRPSSSPRRLRRAISRSSNGDSWPLRSDRRETNTDAPLSALRSSERPKTADGAFRNGSTASNAVDASAKKADLSSTNATDAMDVEFASGRKKRFPRLRKAFGLRS, from the exons ATGTTTCGGAGGCGAAGGAGCGCGTCGCATCATCAGGTCGGTCTACAATATAGCAACCTA CCTCTTTCGACGTCTAATGCGCAATCGGCCCAGTCCGCCGCCTCCCATGCTTTCCTCAAGTCTCAACCGTCCTCATCGAGTCTTTCatctgccgccgctgccgctgccttACGGAGCCTCACACCCACTCCGACTCCAGTGGAAAATGTTCAGACGAAGCGAATGATTCAGCGGCGCGCCTCCGTCGCCTCCCAGTCTAGTATCGCCGGAAGTCTGCGCCCCTCTAGCCAAAACACCCTTCGTCGAGCTAATAGCTCAAGTTCCATGAGCAACCGGACCTTCCGGGATCAGTCCCCTCGCCGTCCGGCTTCCAGCTCCGGCCCAGTTCCCGTCGCCCCTCCCATCCCTTCGATCCCCCGGGAATATGCGACCCGGACGCCCCCAAATCGGCGCTCAGTCAGTGTCGGGCCGTCTTTGCGACCAACGTCCCCGGTGAAGCGGCAGCCATCAGGCCGAGGGGTGAGCGTCGACCCGGCTGCCAGAGGCTCTGCTAGCCGGTCATCAGCTCACGGCCACGAATTGGACCAGATACCAGAGCTCCAGAGAGCTGGAAGTAGGAATTCGATCAACTTCTCCTACCCGATGAACTCTCGACCTAACTCTCCGACCCTGACTTCTGAACCCTTGGACAGACGGGACACTTCCGTTTGTGCATCCTTAGCTAGCCAATTGTCATCCCCTGATTCCCCCAAGATCCAGAAATCCGCCCTGCAAACCGCCAATACTTCTgcgcggaggaagacaaggggGGGTCTCTCAGGCAGTCCTGGGAGAGGTGTCCAGCCGGCAGACACTGCGATCCTTGCAGCACAGGCAGCAATCGTACCCCGAAGCGAGGAAGCGGCATATCAGCCATCCCCTCCTCGCTTGGCTGCGCCTCGAGAGCAAAATACCAGAGACCTGGCATATAAAGCTCCTAAAGCTCGAGAGACCGCTGGTCGGTCAGTACACGACCAGCAAGACCAACTTCAGCCGCGTGATCCTGAGTTCAGTCAGCAGCTTCCAGAAACAGATCATAAACAGCCACCACGTCCGGTTCTGACGAAACGACCTTCGACTGTTCCTGAAGACTTCCCAGGGGAGGAACGTGCAGAAGCAGACACTCCGGCGGAAGGGGTCGAGCATGCCGCGGTCGAGCGTTCGTTGCCCGAGACCAGGTCGACAGTCCGGACGCCAACACCTGAAAAGTTTAAGGATCCATTACCGAGTTCTATTGTCAGCTCGCCAGAGTCTACCAGCTCGATCGGTCCTGAACGGGAATCTCAGCTGTTGCATGCTCGCCCGCCGAGCAGCAGTCCGGGGAGATCGACCCGCTTCTCTAACCAGCTCTCGGTCATGGGTCTTGTCGGCGaacatcttcaccaaccCCCTCCCCGGTCAGTGTCTCCCGCCAAATCAGCGATGAAGAATCCGAGGAAATGCTCAGTATCCCCTGATGGAAGAACTGGGGTAGTGCTGCGGCCCGGCCCAGCTCTTAGCGAGCTCTCGGATGGAACATCTGTGGGATCTGATGAGGGTTCTAGGCTTGGGTTCCGAAGAAAGCCTGTAAAAGTTAGCTTTGATGACGAGGCGGAAATTGTTGGGGTGGCTGCGAGTCCACCAACCTCCCCAGAAGATATTGGTCTTGAGTCGCCTCCAATGAAGCCCAAAGGGAAGACAGGTTGGTTTGGCatgggaaaaaggaaatctgCTACTGTGGGGTCGGATGAATTTGATGAGGTATTCAAGCCTCGACCTGAGCTCCCTTCGTTTGGTAGCATACGAAAGGCCAGGGACGGCGAGCAGCAAGAACCTGCCCGGCAAGATATGAGTGACAATGAATCGACGGCATCCTCAGATCCTACTGTGTCTCCAATTTCCTTCTCGAACGACCACGCTATTGGAGCTATCATCTCAAACACACAGTCACAAGACGCCAATCCTCATACGCAACTGGACCGAACAGCATCACCTACCCCTGCGGCGGCAGCTAAGAGTGGAGTACCCCTAGAGGGACCAGGCGGAAATACTTTTGTTTCAAATCAAGGGTCGCAACCTGCACAGGACGCTCAGTCAGCATCGTTAAACTCACACCAAGACGAGAAGCTGGAGACAACCGAAAACTTGGCAGTCCCTGGGATTGCAGTTCAACCAGCTACCCCGGAAGGTGAAAGAGGGCGGTCGAGCCTTGACTGGTATACCGTGCCGGGAGGATTTCCGCGGTCATCTTTGGAAGTTGATACCACAAGCCACGACTCTACTAAGCGGAAAGGCAAGAAGCAAACTCCAGGCGACCCTGTGGTTGATGCGACTCGGAGCAATGTGAGCGATGAGGACGAATCTGGCGAGAGTATCTACAGTGACGCTGAGGAAGGACTTGAGGGCGATGGTTTTGGTTCTATCAATGCTGTGGTTGATGAGCCTACGTCCCCCCAGCGCAAAGATGCGGTGACCACGGATAACAACATACACAGCATTGACCAGGTAACTGGCATTCCGCAAACCTGTCAAATTGCTCGTGTGGCAAATCCAGTACACACTATATCCCTCTCGCCGGTTTCAGAATCCCCAAGTTCTTCACATGAACGGCTTCCCTACTCGTCCCCGTACCCGCCGTTTCCTGCACGGTCCAACAGTAGAAGAAATATGCGAGAAATCCCCCGCTCCTCTTCGTCTACGGGTACAGCAAGACGGTCTATGTCAGTAAACGCTCCTGACGGTCACCCTGTGTGTGAAGCAACTGATTCAGTTGTTCATGGCCCGTTACAACCACAGTCTGGAAATGTTTTCAATCAACCGCGTCATAAGCCTGGTGATGAACAAATCAAGAAGCGACCCGCTTCGTGGGCCCCAAACTTGCTGAAAGGTGGTCTTAATGACGACCTATATGTTAATGGGAATGTCCCCGAGCCTCAAAGGCCACTATCGAACGGTAGTGATTCATCCAGCAGCTTCAAGAGATCAAATCGCCCCCGGACAGACTCCCCACATACAATACGACGGTCTCTACGAGGTCCCTCAAGCAGCCCATTCCGGACTATTTCCCCTCAAAGCACAAAATTGCCACCTACCAATAGCCGGCCTCTTTCATCCGGCTCAAGTACTGGTGCTCTACGTGTTACACTGCGATCGAACGATGCTCGGCGTGAGAAAcctgctttcttctctactgGAAAAGTACAGAAGGCCAGGACTACAAAGGCTTCGGGGGCATTATTCACGTCACGATTCGCAGagtcggatgatgagcagGGAACGAGTCAACAAAAATGGCAAAGTCGATTTGAAGATTCgagcgacgatgaagaacgCGTAGTGAATAATCTCCCTCCCGTTCGCGGCATACCCAGACGTAAAGGCGCTCACGATGGTGACTCAACAGAATTAGAGGATAGTTCTGATAATGAACGGCCTGGCTTAGATTCCAGAGCTACCAAGGCGAAAGAAAGTGACGCCAGACCGGCTCGAAATCCTGCGCTTGCCGCTGTGGCTAAGTCTCGCGGGATgtccgaggaagaaatggagGAGTTTCTTCGACAACCCGGTGGTCGCAGAGGTAGTCTGTTTCATCGTTTGAGCATCAGGAAACCTAAAGCACCGTCGGAGCGCCGGACTTCCCGATCTCGCTCAGAAGCTAGGAACGGTTCTCTAGATCCTGAGCAAGTGCGGGAGAACCCTTTACTTGATGGTGCTCGGGGAAACACTGTTACAACGATAACCACAAACAACACTAggccatcctcctctcccaggCGGCTCAGGAGGGCAATCTCCAGATCTTCAAATGGCGATAGTTGGCCCCTCCGCTCCGATCGCAGGGAGACGAACACAGATGCTCCCCTCTCGGCTCTGCGTTCTTCTGAGCGACCCAAAACGGCGGATGGAGCCTTTCGAAATGGCAGTACGGCGTCAAACGCCGTAGATGCAAGCGCCAAGAAAGCCGATCTGAGTAGTACAAATGCTACAGATGCCATGGACGTGGAATTTGCCTCCGGTCGAAAGAAGCGATTCCCTCGACTCCGGAAGGCCTTCGGCCTACGAAGCTAG